One Psilocybe cubensis strain MGC-MH-2018 chromosome 9, whole genome shotgun sequence genomic window, GACAGGGACAAGTCTAGTTTCGACATCAAAGTACCTGTAACAGGATGTTTTAAATATGGCGAATACTAAGAATTGAAGTAATAATACCTCGCGAATTTTTCTAGCGCCACTTGAGCATTTGACCCAAACACAATGTTAGGATGGAAATAGTCCTTCCCAGCAGCCTTTCTTGCCTCCTGccatcttttcttcaacGCAAGCCCACCGAGCATGATAGCTTCCGAGGAGCCAGCGGTAGCAGTGCCAATGACCTTGCCTTCCTTTGGGGCTTTCCAAAGATCGGCCACTATAACGAGAATAACATGAGCATCATGACATCGATGTCAAACTGATAAGAAGCCAAACTCACGCATTGATATACATCTATTGTGGATAAGCGACGCTGCTGGATATTCATCCATATCAACgatatttttgttgatgtttTCCATGATAAGTTTATCAGCGTCCTCTGGCATCCAGGTGTGCACAAAACTGACAAGTTCAAAATGCGTCATCATTGTGTTGATGGATATTAGATACGATTCACTCACGATGCAAGGTTTAGAAGAGGATTTCCGTCCAAGGCCGTCTCATCATGAAGGAGTTGGTAAGCTGCTTTGGAGTTGATACCGTGCTTGGGTAGCGTGTATTTTGGGAGGTCAGCGGCATCTTCATCGCGCCTCCATGACCTGTGTAGTCCACGACGGGATTCTGCAGAAGAATGTTTCTTGTGGGGGTGCTCCTTGATTTGCTCAATCAACCTTTCAGCATCAACTGCACAAGATCAAATGTCACATTAGCCAGGAATTAAAACCGAAGAGGAGGCATCGACAACGAAAACTCACTGTGGCGAGAAAGAGACATGGCATACAGTTAGTTACAAAAGGGCAATCAATCGATGACAGCTTTGTGAAGGGAATGTGTTCTTTTCAAAGCTTTATAGTATTTTCGCGTCAGATGAGTGACGTAGACGGCCCCTATTTGCTCACTGTTTCCGAACCCCCAAGAACCTAGACCCCAGAACGTCAGGAATCCTTCCATGCAATTTGAAAAGCCAGTTCTGTCGAGATTTGGCTAATTTTAACATGCTTGAGGTCATTCGGGGATGAGAAAATGCAAAGCAGGGGCAAGTGATAACAGCAGATGGTCAAAATCAGAAAGGAGCAATTGTAGCATGGTCCCAGACGGCgaggaaaaagaaggaaacTTATATGCGAATGCATCAAACGATTTGTCAGAAGCCTCGTCCTTCTCCTGTTAACAGACTGCACGAAACTGTTTTGTAGAAGGAAAGATGCCGTGCTGATATTTATATTGTGATATGATATTCGTGGGACCGGTGTTCAAAGAGGGCCTCGACCTTTGATTGTTCGAACGGTAAGTAGATTAGGGTGCGCGCGGCAGCTTGCGTTAAAATGCTCACTCGGAATAACTGAGATTGTTATTTATTTCTAGGCACCCGCATCCTTCCCGCATGCTTGTCCTTCCTGGAAAGCTCCCTGTCGTCACTCTCTTTAagcttctccttctccttcattTTTCTAAAGCACAAAAATTGAACACCCGTTGACCGCCTTGCATTCGCTAGTGTTTCTTGCATCTCATCAAACGCCTTTTGAAAATCTTTATCCTCTCTCGCAGATGGAGCGTATGCCTGAGTGGCCTCCTTGGTATAGATTTCCTCGAGTCGTTTACCGGCACTCGTGTCTCGACCATAATTGGCCAAAGATTTGTGAATAAACGTGAGTTCCATCACGAGCTTAATACCAGAATCAGCGCAAAGATAGTGTAAGAATACCAGTTAGCTCGTACTTGCAGTAACCCCCCAGTCCCGAACCGTTGGATCTTTCCTATGCACCTCGAAGTCACCTTGTTTAATTCGTCAATCAAGGCAATAACCACCCTATCTAACAAGGACGGCGCGACATTGCACACTTGCGAATGTATTTCGACGAGGTAGTTCATGATTTCTGAAACATACGGCCTCAACGCTGTAAAAGTAAGTTTCAACGTGTGAATACATAGAATAAGGCCTTGAGGACAGTTATATTTACCAACGGGTTGAGGTGTCCTGTACCAATCGATGTCTCCTCCCGGAAGCAATGCCTTGCTCATTTCCTCTTTGATTACACGAGCCCTTGGCTTAATGTATGCCTCAAAAAGAACCTGATCTTGTTGATCTACGGCATTCCCCAAGGCCTAGTGCGTTCGAATGAAAAATCATCAGGAGACCATTTCAGCATTATAATCTAAAAGTATGCTCAAAAGAGGTTTACCGCTCGGTCTTCTGTCATTGACACATTGAAAGCTTTTTCCAATTGAATAATCATCCCCGGGATGAAGACTTTCTTAAAGCAATCCATATTTGCCATAACCAGCAACAATCGAATATTCTGGATACATGTCAAAAACATGCTTTACTCAAAGGGAAGGCATACTCACCCCATCTCTCAGATCGAACAGCTGGGATAAACTCATTTCGCTTCCCGCAATTGCAGTAACCTGCTCAAAGTCCCCGCGGGCAACAGGGGCATCATCGGACGCCAAAAGCATCAGGCCGTCCAGGAACTTGTATGAAGCATCCACAAAGGCTCTGGTAACCTTACCCACCAGCATCTGTGGGAGTACGACCTTTGCCTGAGCTTGCCTTCCTAGTGGCGATATAGCTGCCTTCGCAGCCGCtgaggacgacgacgggAAAAATTCACTATTGGTAGTAGAAGCAATTTTGTAAGAAGCGGTCGTCATATACCGCTGAAACCTTTCAAACTGCTCCAAATGCTGAGTAGGAATTATGGAGCGTTTAGATTTCGAATCGACATTCGTAGTGGAACTAGCGACCCAAACTTCGAGGTGATAAAATAAACCTGCGTCTGTGATGATTCAACTTGAATTCGCGTGAAGATGAGGTATACCGTGCACGCACCTCTGATCCATTCATTCCCAAGAAAGTCGATACTCCTCCATTTTAAGCTCTCAATTAAGCTCTTCAACCCATTCTTTACCTCTGCTGATCCTGGTGCGTCCAGGTCTAACCCTATCAAATCCCCAGCAcattccaccacctccccTAAAATGTTTTGGAGATAAAAGGCGGTTGAAAGGGAGGCTGACTCATGAGGGAAAATAGCAGGAGATTGATATGGAGCAGCGCCTTGATAATTTTTACTATGATAATTTTTTGATTCCGGTCCACCCGTTAGAAGTTGAGAAGATTGAGATCGGCTCATGACGGCCACGTCGGAAAGCATGAACGCTTGGGAAATGAGAGATATATAAAGTTTAACGATGTCGTACACCATAGTCCGACATTGACGTGGGCTTCTTCTTGACGAAGCTTTGTCAGTTGAAGGCTACATAAAATGTCAATATACGTAACGAAATCAACACGAATTGACATTAAATGATAGCCCACCTTTGTGAATCGCCCTTCGAGGAAGTCTTTACCAACTTTCCAGAAGCTGGGCAAAGAAGTCGAAACAACCTCCGAAACAGATTTGACGAGATTCAGAATCGCCGACCACACTGGTTCACTTCGACTCGCTAATCTGGCAATATCTCTATCTGAATCTCCAGCATCAAGACTCATCATGGCCAATCTGAGTTGCGATACTAAAGAGTTTGTTATTGCACTCGTCTTTTCAGCATGACTTGACCCAGTGGACTTCATTCCCTGCAGTGCGGCTGTATAAAAAGCAAAGGGTAGGAAGAAATTCCGATGTCAATAACAGGCCGTTGAATATCCAGTGAACTCAGCTTGCCTgttatcatcttcatcccagTTCTATGGGTGGAATTCATCTTGTCCATGATgtgaagatgatgattgtCGAAGTATGTCCATATCAAATCTTCGGCATTCGATATTGCACCAGTCTGAAGCTCCAATAACGTCCTTCATTTCAAAATTTAATCATCTAGAGTATCGTTCTATGCGCCAAGTATCACTCACTCTAGCGTTCTTTCGTGGTCTTCGATACTTCTAGAAGAATCCTGTAGTTGGACTATCAAGACCTTGCGCATCTCACCCATGGCCTTTTCCACACTTGCCCAGACCTTATTTAAGATCCTTTTTTGTTGAGCTTGCATTTGCTTGAGGTGGGTTTCAGATGCAGTTCCAGTGGGATAAGCAGAAGAACTGGTGCCAGAGGAAGAGCCTGTAGACGACGAAATCGGAAGAAGTTGGCCCGGTCGATTTTCCAGAAGGTATTTTCCTTTCTTATAATCTCTCAAAGCTAGATCAAATTTTCCCTGAGGCCGCAATATAACATAGCTCCAATGAATGTAAATTGTGCTTACAGCATCGATAGATTCCATGATAAAACTCGGGAGGTTGAAGAAAAATCTGGAGCGTTCGAACACACTCAGCGTCGTGCGCAATTTATCCGCCTTGGACACTGTCTCAAGAGCGGGAAGGAATATTTGATTGGCCTTTCGTGCACCGTCTTTATATCATAAGGGAGCGTAGATATGTGAAATTTACAGTTCGCTTACCTTTCAACAGGTTTCGAAGAGGTTGGGTTCCATGCTCCGTTTCAGGGGACAAGATACCTTGCTTCATGTCTTCATATAAACCTATCCCTTGCGTTGGCATTAATGGACGTATTGCCATCATATGACATACCATCTACTGCTCCTTTAACAACGACGAATCTATCGAATCCTTCTTCAACAAGTACTCGTAACGCTTCTTCCCGTGACTCGATGGATTTTTGCAAATGAGCAACGCCACGCGAAAGATCATGATACGTAGCGTTAGGGTGGGCAAAAGCGAGATACTGTGCTGGTGAAAAGGTTCTCGAGGAGAGCAAAAGAGATGATT contains:
- a CDS encoding Exocyst complex component SEC5A; this encodes MPRLNFNVDEATLLKAYKISSLNPTKWEEVDHDFDESIANATTMLAPSAAGNTSDKQREDLLGLGPAKSVKDLDMETKSSLLLSSRTFSPAQYLAFAHPNATYHDLSRGVAHLQKSIESREEALRVLVEEGFDRFVVVKGAVDGLYEDMKQGILSPETEHGTQPLRNLLKDGARKANQIFLPALETVSKADKLRTTLSVFERSRFFFNLPSFIMESIDAGKFDLALRDYKKGKYLLENRPGQLLPISSSTGSSSGTSSSAYPTGTASETHLKQMQAQQKRILNKVWASVEKAMGEMRKVLIVQLQDSSRSIEDHERTLETLLELQTGAISNAEDLIWTYFDNHHLHIMDKMNSTHRTGMKMITGKLTALQGMKSTGSSHAEKTSAITNSLVSQLRLAMMSLDAGDSDRDIARLASRSEPVWSAILNLVKSVSEVVSTSLPSFWKVGKDFLEGRFTKPSTDKASSRRSPRQCRTMVYDIVKLYISLISQAFMLSDVAVMSRSQSSQLLTGGPESKNYHSKNYQGAAPYQSPAIFPHESASLSTAFYLQNILGEVVECAGDLIGLDLDAPGSAEVKNGLKSLIESLKWRSIDFLGNEWIRDAGLFYHLEVWVASSTTNVDSKSKRSIIPTQHLEQFERFQRYMTTASYKIASTTNSEFFPSSSSAAAKAAISPLGRQAQAKVVLPQMLVGKVTRAFVDASYKFLDGLMLLASDDAPVARGDFEQVTAIAGSEMSLSQLFDLRDGNIRLLLVMANMDCFKKVFIPGMIIQLEKAFNVSMTEDRAALGNAVDQQDQVLFEAYIKPRARVIKEEMSKALLPGGDIDWYRTPQPVALRPYVSEIMNYLVEIHSQVCNVAPSLLDRVVIALIDELNKLVMELTFIHKSLANYGRDTSAGKRLEEIYTKEATQAYAPSAREDKDFQKAFDEMQETLANARRSTGVQFLCFRKMKEKEKLKESDDRELSRKDKHAGRMRVPRNK